AACCCATCCTCCTCGGGCATGGCGtacacattataaaaacattattattcgaGCTAATATATGAAATAGTTAACTGAGaccaattatttaatataataggataatttaaaaatatatattaaaattaattaatctatCAACTAATAATTAAAGGCATTCAGGGGTATAATGAAGCATCTCCCGCCATCTAGCCGCTGGATCTGACATGGCAAACAGGCTGGACACCCTGAGGTAGAGGGGGTAAAACAGATATGATCATGTTAGTGAATTGAATTTTTTTCATTCTACAAGACTTACAGAGCATAAACTTTCAGGTCAGATGTATGTTTTGCTAGAGACATTTCTGCTCTCTCACTTCTGAGGACCATCATACACTTTAAAATCTAAGCGTTCACATTAAAGCACATGCCTCTGAACAAACACACTGTATGATAAAGTGCACTGAAACACTAGACCTTTCCAGTATTATTGACAAACTTTACCTCAGTGCTTTAATGTGCTTCTTCCGTTTCTTCTTTGGTCTTCAGCATTGTCTTCAACTCCAAACACATCTGGTCCCGTCCTCTGGCAATGAacttaataaatgaataacaggATCACTGCATAcacatttactaataaactaaaaaaaattacaaataataaagtaAACTAAAACTTACTGAAAGAAATTAGCCCATAAGCTGGTATCcagctcatcatcatcagtggAGCAGCACACTTGATCTTCTCAGAAATCCTGACTCGCCGGTTcctgaaaaacatcaaaatcaaaattagattacaatattcatttaaatgtggtTATTGTGTTCAGTAGCACAGTGACTGAGGTGACATTTTTTAACACTTACCTTTAGATGGTATATTGCATACTCATATCCAGTGTTGCAGAGGACTGCTATGGTCTCCAAAATCTTCCTGCACCTTTACAGAAGAGCACATATCAATATTAGAATAGCAGAGGACTGCAAATAATATATCCAGTACACATTGTACAGACTGAACACAAAATCATTTGAAACAAATGTTACGTTAAGGTCAAAGTCAAATACATCACAACAGTGTCTTACTACTTCTCACTTAACCTTACTGTCTTTAATGACTTACTGCTGCTGTTGCTCTCACTGTCTGTGTCTTCCCTGGAGTTATTACACTAATCCTGACTGCGTTCTGTATTCTGCTGCCTTCACTTCCTGTCCTGCCTGGAGCTGCCAAACTACTCCTTCGTCCTTCCTGCTGCTGTACTCTAGTTAACTCAGGGACACAACACCTTCATATTACCACGAACAACACAATATAACCGCAACGTCACGGTCGTCGATGGAGGAGGTTAAATGGAACCTCAGTTCAGTATGGCTTAAGGCCAAGACACCACTCATACAGAAGCCACTGGGGAACTAAGGCTGGTGTTGCCCCACTGTTGTCGTTAATGCTGATTCAGTGGCCCCAGTGACCTGGTATAGCGGGCAATTCACCTATGGAAAAAAACGCAATACACAGTACACAGGATTGTGGTAACTGTGGTAGGTCTGTAACACGCCCGATTGACGGCAGAAGTCCGGATTTGAAACGTAGATGTTGTCAAGTAGTGTGTGCTTTTCCGTTGTCGCTGATGTAATCAGTTGCGTGTATCCTCGAGATTGAAAAAACTCTAGAATAGGTTTTTTTCCAGGGTGTAGGAGGTCCTCGTTGAAATCTCCACAGATGATGACGAGATCGTTGTGTGTGAGGTCCAGGTAATCCAGCATACTGTTCAGGTTGGTCAAGAAATCTCCAACACTGTACTGTGGTGGCCTATACACAGCTACGACTGCTGCTTTTATTGGGGAATCCAATTTGATCACAGCAAACTCCAGATCAGtcacattttgtatatattgcCTGGGCTGAGTTGGAATGTGCTCCTTGCAATATATTGCGACTCCACCTCCATTTTTCCTTCCAAGTTCTAGATGTGTGGAGTAGGAGACATGCCTGTTGCGTGTGAACAAGTTGTATCCTTCCAATTGGAGATCCGAAGTGGACGATCCAGTCAGGTGTGTTTCTGTTAAACACAGAACATCGGCGAGTTGTAGCTCATGATGGCATCTGATATCCTTCATGTGAGATGACAGTCCTTCCGTGTTGTGATGAATGATGGTGAGTGTCTGTTCCTGCCTATTTTCCCTCACGTGCTGCAGAAGTGGCATGATTTCTTCAACTCTTGCTCTTCTCATGCTTTGCAAAGAGGTTGTGATTTCAGGATCAGCATATATCTTCTTGTCGTCGAAATCCGTAATGTGTAATCCTTGTAGAGATGTCGTTCTGCTGAGGGCAACGTAGGCCATTCCCGGCTCAAAAATCTTCTTCAATGACACTACTGCAGAGTGCATTGTCATGCCTTGAACTTTGTGGGCTGTGCAGGCGTAAGCTAGCTTAATGGGAAACTGTCGACGAACGGCTCCCTTCCTCAGACTTTCTTCAGATCTCTCAATGTAAACTAAGACGTCTTCTTCACCTCGTACCTTTTTACGGTGTTTCTGACCGGCGTTCGGATTGTCaagttgaagtcctaacatttgtACGGTGTCGATTCCATCTTTTGCTTTGGTGACGATGTTTGCAATCGTGCCAAAACATCCATTGACAATTCCATCTTCTACATCCAGGTTCCTGGTTACCATAACACGAACTCCCACTGCAACTTGCATTGTGTCCAGCAAGTCGTCCTTTTTTCCAGTGACAGGTTTGTTTAATCGCTTCATCCTTCCTGTTCTTGGGTCTTTCCTGTAGTCTTCGGCATCAATTGTTATGATGTCAGCGAAGAGGGCCTGTACAATCTCGGTATTGTACTTGTCAACCTCTTTGTTAGTGGCGAATATGTGTAGAGCATCATTTGGACAGTCTTCTGGCTTCTTCACAGCCTGGAATAACAAAGCTCGATCATCTTCCCTGAGAGCTTCTGTCTTCTGCCTCACTCGTAGTCTGTTCAACAGTTCAGCGAAAGCGAGGTCTTCCTTCTGCCGCATGATCTCTGTGAGTGTGATGATTTGAAAATGGTCCTTCCAGAAGTCCAGCACATCCTCTTCATACACACAGAGCGGTTTGGCTTTACCAAGCGGTGGCAGTTGATAATAATCCCCTACGACGAGGCAAGATATTCCTCCAAAAGGTTTCTTGTTGCCTTTGATCTGCTGAAATCTCCAGTTTACGTATGTGAACAGATCCTTTGAAACCATGGATATTTCATCGATGATAAGAATCTCCACGTCGCGTAATCCTGCTCTCACTTCATCAAGGGCATTTCCCAAGTCCTTGATAAGGTGGCTTCAGACTCCTTGGCAGTTTTAAAAGGGAATGCAGCGTTTTTCCAGAGATATTGAATGCTGCCGTTCCAGTAAACGCAGACAACAACACCGTGGGCACGGAGAGATCCCCTTCTTCCCGGAGTCGAGGGAGTTGTCGCAGAATCTTAGTTGCTTCCGAGTGTATGCACTTGATGACATGCGATTTCCCACAACCTGCACCGcctgacaaaaagtaaaaaaactgctCTGGATTGTGACCCCACACACGCTTCTGACACCACTGGCGGACAGTGTAAAAAATTGCTGCCTGCGTCTCATTTAGACTCCTAAACATCTTCCTCAGATATTCATTAGTCATCTGTGGTGCCTCAATCTGTGGTACGACTCCGTCTCCATCTTCACGACGGATCTGGTATTCTGGAACATCATCCTGTTCATTTTCTTCTGGATGGACGTCTTGTTGTTCTGCAATACACTCCATCCGATCAACGTCGATTTCAGGGGCAAAAGCACACCAAGCATTCTCAGACGGTCCTTCCCGCTGCAGCTGTTCATATGCTTCGTCCACTTTTTTGCCGTGCTTTTCAAACTTCTTCTGTTGTGCTTTAACTAAGCCACGGACAGGGAATCGGAAATTGGGGTGTGACGGGAGTTCTACAAGTCCCCTTTTGTAAAACTCCT
This genomic stretch from Carassius auratus strain Wakin unplaced genomic scaffold, ASM336829v1 scaf_tig00216034, whole genome shotgun sequence harbors:
- the LOC113096922 gene encoding ATP-dependent DNA helicase PIF1-like, which translates into the protein MVSKDLFTYVNWRFQQIKGNKKPFGGISCLVVGDYYQLPPLGKAKPLCVYEEDVLDFWKDHFQIITLTEIMRQKEDLAFAELLNRLRVRQKTEALREDDRALLFQAVKKPEDCPNDALHIFATNKEVDKYNTEIVQALFADIITIDAEDYRKDPRTGRMKRLNKPVTGKKDDLLDTMQVAVGVRVMVTRNLDVEDGIVNGCFGTIANIVTKAKDGIDTVQMLGLQLDNPNAGQKHRKKVRGEEDVLVYIERSEESLRKGAVRRQFPIKLAYACTAHKVQGMTMHSAVVSLKKIFEPGMAYVALSRTTSLQGLHITDFDDKKIYADPEITTSLQSMRRARVEEIMPLLQHVRENRQEQTLTIIHHNTEGLSSHMKDIRCHHELQLADVLCLTETHLTGSSTSDLQLEGYNLFTRNRHVSYSTHLELGRKNGGGVAIYCKEHIPTQPRQYIQNVTDLEFAVIKLDSPIKAAVVAVYRPPQYSVGDFLTNLNSMLDYLDLTHNDLVIICGDFNEDLLHPGKKPILEFFQSRGYTQLITSATTEKHTLLDNIYVSNPDFCRQSGVLQTYHSYHNPVYCVLRFFP